The following proteins are co-located in the Gossypium hirsutum isolate 1008001.06 chromosome A02, Gossypium_hirsutum_v2.1, whole genome shotgun sequence genome:
- the LOC107952632 gene encoding uncharacterized protein has translation MANVCCSIEMEPRTLNQGQLNHARGMAADVAQKMDPKEASASFIEGIGLMTSGGEIKEVVTELTLTDDEEKEVGVQNIVERPCQCSCKINNIESPDPDFSVKEGAC, from the exons ATGGCTAATGTTTGTTGTTCCATTGAAATGGAGCCTAGAACTTTGAATCAAGGCCAACTCAACCATGCTAGG GGAATGGCTGCAGATGTAGCTCAGAAGATGGACCCAAAGGAAGCTTCAGCCAGTTTCATTGAG GGAATTGGATTGATGACTTCAGGTGGTGAAATAAAGGAAGTGGTGACTGAGCTGACATTGACAGATGATGAAGAAAAAGAAGTTGGAGTTCAAAACATTGTGGAAAGACCTTGTCAATGTTCATGCAAAATTAACAACATTGAATCTCCAGATCCCGACTTTAGTGTTAAGGAAGGAGCCTGTTAa